AAGCCCATCGAAATTCAGCCAAGAAGGAACACCCTCTACATTGAGATTCAGGTTTTCATTGTCCACATCAGAGAACTGATCTGAAGGTAAGAAGAAACTAAAGGCTACTTCCTCAGTAGCTGTGAGGTCCGCAACTGGATTGTTCACTACTGGAGCATCATTGATTGCCTGGATCGCGAGGGTGAAAGTAGCAGTAGTGGTAGAGTTACCATCACTGGCTTCCAAAGTAATGATAGCAGTACCAAAATAGTCGGCTGGTGCTGCGTAGGTCAGTCGATTATTGGCTAATTCCAAACTGACATCAGTATTACTGCTGCTCACCTCGTAGGACAGTTGGGCTCCTTCAGGGTCGCTAAAAAGTGTGGAGACATCAGCAATCAACTCACGGTTGCTGGCATCCTCATCAAAGGTCTGATCCTGAACAGTACCTACCACAATTGGTGATTCATTATCTAAGATTTCAAGAGTAAATGTACCTGTTGTAGTATTGTTTTCAGTTTGCCCATCATCTGCAGTAATGGTGAATAGTTGTGAACCAAACTCACCCGCTATCGCAGTAACAGAGACATGACCAGTAGACGCATCAATAGTTACGCTGGCAAACGAGATTGAAGAAGGATCTATCGAGTAAGTGATGGCTTCCGTTTCGTTGGCAGGAGAAAGGTCTGTCAACTCGATTATTTCTGTTCCTTCAAAGTCTTTACCAATTGTTAAGTCTTCAATGTCAAATGTAGGTGCATCATTAATTGCATTCACCGTTACATTTATAATCGCAGTAGTTTGATTGGATTGAGGGTCTTCGGCTATTACTTCGATTTGCGCTGTCCCATTGCCGTTCTCAACTCCGCTGATGGTGAGTTGGTTTCCATCCAAGGATGCAGTGACTGCTTCTTCGCCAGACGAAACGGTTGCACTAAAGGTTATTTCTTCCTCGTCTACTTCTGTGAAATAGCTACTTAGATCCAGAGTTTCAGTGAAGCTGTCTTCATCTCCTGATAAGTCTGAAAATTCAATACTGAGTAGGGGAGCATCATCGATTGGCAATACTTCTATATCAAAACTTTGGTCTGTGGTGCCGGCAGCATTGGTTGCTGATAAAGTAAGCGTTGCTGAACCGAAAAAATGGTTGGAAGCGCTCAGAGTGAAACTATTGGCCGATAGATTGCCTGCTACATTCATATCTGTACTACTAACGGTATAGGTTAATCCATCACCTACTGGATCTGAAAATAAAGTGTCGATCTGGTTCGAGATCAGAAATTCCTGTTCATCCTCATCTATTTGAATATTGGGCAATTGTGCCAGGATTTCAGGAGGATCAAATTGAATGATGTTGTTTTTGAGTACGATTACTTGGGGAATGGCTGTTGTTGCATTAGTGAAGGTAGCAACGATATCTAGATCTTCGTCACCATCTACATCGCTCATTTCCAGTCTGTATGGGATATGTGCTTGTGTTGTTGTGTATAGATCTGTCGAACTCAATTGGCCGGTTCCATCATTGAGCATGACAGCCACTTTGGCGTCTTTGTCTGCAGAGTAGGCAATATCGATATCACCATCACCATCCACATCTCCTGGTGCCAGATCGAATGTGCTTTGAAAACCAGTCGCAAAAGCATGATCTACAAAGGTCAGGCTTCCTTCATTTTCTAACCAACCAATTTCACCATCGATAGTCGTATATAAGATGTCAAACCATCCGTCCTGATTGAAATCGAGGGCGGAAACTTTACGAACATATTTGCTAAGAATTTTACTTTCTGATCCACCATAGGGTCTGATGAAAATACCATCACCACCAGAATAGGAGGCATAGATAATATCTGTTTTACCATCATTGTTGAGGTCTTTGGCTGCTAATCCAGCGAGTCCACCCCATGTAGCCATTGTTGTTTTTTGGAAGCTACCTGTACTTAGCTGTATATGTAAATAGACCTGATTGTCTGTTTTGGATTGCATGATATCGAGCAATCCGTCGTTGTTATAGTCTAGAATTTCAATCTCTCGATAATTGCCAATTTCGCTGCTGATTACATTGGAAGTAAATGTGAGGTTGCCATCGTTCATGAAACTGATTAGTCCGCGGTTTAATCGGGAACAAGTAACAATGTCCAAATGTCCATCACCATTGAGATCTGCTAGTTTGATGTCATAACCATCTGCAACATTTGTTATCTCCACAGGATCACCGAAGTTTCCAAATCCATCGTTAAGCATATAGACTACTATGGCTTCTGATTCCGTGCTCGCCACGATATCCAGATCACCATCTGCATCCAGATCACCTACCGCCAATCCTCGCGTTTGGGTGGCATTGAAGCCCAGTTCTGTGTCAGCAAAAGAAAGAGCGTTGATAGGCGATTGGGTAGCTGTGGTTGTAAAGCTGTACTGATATGGAATCACATGAGTACTGTTGCTACTCATGAGCCCATCGTCTATCACTACTGTAATGATTTCTTTAGGAAGGAAATCTGAATCAGGAGTGAAGACGACAGAATCTGTGCCTGGAGTACTGAAGTTACCTGCAATTGAACTACGCAGGTTGCTAGTGATATGTACATTTTCGTCTATGGTCGTGTTATCCAGGTCCTGGCTGTATCCGAATCGGATTGTGCTATTGCGAGCTACAGATTCGGTTCCATTTTGAGGTGCGTGAGAGCTTAACGTTGCTGGCTCTACGGTGGTGATGTTGAAACTGAAATCTGCGGTATTGCCAGTATTGTCTTCTGCTGTCACCGTGATTTCTGCTGTTCCCAAAAAACCAGGGTTAAATATGATCTCAATAAGGTATGAAGTTTCTTCGTAATAAGCATCTGCCCTGTATACTCCGGTGGAGGTAGAGCTAGCAGTGTAGGTCAATTCCGCATCGTCAGGATCGCTGAATAGATCTTCCAGGTTCAGGCGTTTCAATCTGAAATAGTTGTCAGCATCGCTCACGATGGTGGTGTCGTTGAATGTCGACTCAACTACAGGTGGTTGGTTGGCTATAAAGGTCAACTGTGCCAGGCTGGCGCCTTGGTTGACTATATCAGGGCTATAGGCATCTGTGAAGCTTGCTTCATCGTCGTGCTGTCCTGCAAAGAGGTATTTATTTTCTCCCAGATTGAAGAGTCTAGGTGATGTCATGCCATTGTTTCCTACAGATGAGGCCAGAAATCCACCTTGAACAAATCCTAAGTTGGTGTCTAGCTCTGTCCAGTAGCTGGCAGGGTTGCTGTAACTGATGTTGGAAGTGCCAGTGCCAGGATCTAGGTCAAGGGTGCCGTTCCCGTTCCAGTGACCGGATAGTATCAAGTTGCCAGCTACAGTATCTACAGAGTGAATATAATCCGTGGCAGTGGTAGTCGTAGCGATGGAGGCAAAGGTTGTGTTGGCCCCATCGGCCAGGTCGGTTTTCATGATATAGCCGTGTACACCACCAGCACTATGGATGTCCTGCTGATAGGTGTCGACATAGACACCCATTGGCAATTGACCTACTATATATAGTTGGTTGTCAGTGGCAATCCAATCATGTACCAGATTGCTAGTGACCGATGCACCACCTACGATTGTTTTTTTCCAGGAAATGTCTGTTAACTGAAGAATCGTATGGCTTTTACCAGCCCCAATGTACCTCAGGTTGCTGGCAGTACCTGAATACCCTTGATCACCTAATTTTGTTCTAGAACCCAAGGCTGCTTCGTAGGTCGGTGCATATTCGAATTCAATAGCAATATCGTAATCGTTTTCGGTCATGGCCCATTCTAAAACAGTGAAGGCACGGTTCTGGCCATCCACCAGCAGTTTGGAAAACTGGTTGCCAGAATTGGAGCTGGTACGACGACCGTATATGAACTCAAAGTTGGGTTTGTAGAAGCCAATAATCCCTACTTGGTTTACAGAATTGGTATGGAGGTTTTTTGTTTCCGTACCCGGATCCATATCTGCTACGGTACCACTGGGGTCCTTGAAGTAGCCCGCTACATATATAGAGTCCCCATGATTGACGGCTATGTCGAGGAATTCCTGCACGCCTGTATTCTCCCCGCCGATCACGAAGTGGTCCAGGTAGTTGCCGTCAGCATCGTATTTGGCCACCAGAGCGTCGCTTTTGGCGGTTACGCTGGCTGTGCCCGTCCCTGGATCCAGGTCTATACCTGTGGCATTGGTATCATTGCCTAGATAGCCTGTCAGCAAAATGTCTCCCTGACTGTTAATTGTTAGGGCATTGAATCGTTCGTGGACTTCAGTCCCAAAGGTATGCACCCACGCCAGCTCACCATTGGCGTCATATTTGGCAAAGAAAGCATCGTCAGCACCAACTGCATCGATGGCTGTTGGCGTGGTATTTCCCATGTTGAAATTAGCTCCTGTTCCATTGAAAAGTCCAACTACATATACATTGCCGTCAGTATCTAATTCTATGTCTTTTATGCTGACTTGTGTTGAGTTACCAAGAGAGGTAATCCAATCAGAATTCAGTGTTTGTCCGAAAACGTGACTTCCTACAAGGGATAGAAAGCCAACCAAAAATTTTATTCTCATAGTTTCAAGATTTTTATTTAGATCATCTCGAAAGTAGAGCAGGGTTGACTATTTGGTAGGGGAGTTCTAGGGAAGTGCGTATTCTTTCTAGGGAAGTGCAGCGTGTTACTCTTTCTGCTACAATTGATCCAATACTTGAAGGAAGATGTCCTTCTTGAATCGCGACAGAGGTACGGTACTCCCGTCTGTCATTTCTATAGTGCCTCCATCGCTTTTGTCAAATTTTTTTAGGTGACGCAGGTTAATGAGGTGAGATTTGTGAGGTCGAAAAAACAATTTTCCTTTTAGCATCTCCTCGTATTCTTTCAGAGTACGAGTGATTAGGGTCTGGTTACCATCAACAAAATTGAATAAGGTGTAGTTGTTTTCCGACTGACAGCGTACTATGTCAGCAATGTTGACTATTTGGATGCTATGTTGGTCTTTGAGTACGAGTCTGTTGAGCGATTTTGCCTCATTTGAGAAATCCTCGCTGAGGTTTTGAAGTTGAACCTTTGATTGATCGGCTTGTATGGCCCTGTCTAATGCCAATTTGAGCTCTTGAGGATCTACAGGTTTTAGTATGTAATCAATCGCATTGAACTTGAAGGCTTTGATCGCATAATTGTCATATGCGGAGATGAAAATGATTTTGAAATCTATTTGGTCCAATCCCAGTCGTGCCAATAGATCGAAACTAAGGCCATCAGGTAAGTTGATGTCCAGAAAAGCCAAATCAGGTTTGAAAGTTGAAAGTTTTTCTATGGCTTCTTCTATCGAGGAGGCCTCTTCAATGACAGTTATGTCCTGATCACTTTTTTTTAGGTAGGCTTTTACGGTTTCTCTGGCATTTTTTTCATCATCCAGAATGAAAATTTTCATACTACTCTTTCGACTATGCTGGTAAAATGACTTTAGTTGGAAGAGTTAAATTTACACGCAAGCCTTGAATATTCCCTTCAGCATCAAAATTGTTTTTGAGTAAAAGTTCAGATTGGGCTTTTAAGGTTCGTTTGAAAATCGCAAGACGTTCCTGGGTAATCCGGGTGGCCAAGGATTTGTGATTGGATTGACTACTCTCAATAAGACCCGTGCCCGTATCGTTGATTTCTAGTGCGATTTGTTCACTTCCTTTTGCTTTGAAGCTAATATTGATTTTGTTTTCTCTGTCTTTTTTGAATAGTCCATGTTCCAGGGCATTTTCGATAAAGGGTTGGGCAAACATGGGAGGGAGGTGGTGGTAATCCTCGTCCAGTTCTTCGTCTAATTCTATCTCATAGTCGAACTGGTTGTCAAAACGCATTTGCTGAAGCTCCATGTAATTCCTGAGGGTTTCTATCTCTTCACCCAAGCTGATGAACTCTTGACGCGAATGATCTAATATTTGGCGCATTAGTCTACTAAATGTTCCCATATAATGGCTGGCTTCTTCGGCTCCTTTCGTCATCATGTAGTGTTGTATGGCAGTCATGGAGTTGAAGATGAAGTGTGGATTCATTTGAGACCGCAATAGGCGCTGTTCCATGTCGGACAGACTTTTTTCTTTCTTGAGCTTTTGTTGTCTGGTGTATAGAATCCCCAAGCCTATGGCCAAAAACAGGAATAAGCCGAGTGCGAGGATTAAGATTCGTTGCTG
This is a stretch of genomic DNA from Reichenbachiella ulvae. It encodes these proteins:
- a CDS encoding tandem-95 repeat protein; its protein translation is MRIKFLVGFLSLVGSHVFGQTLNSDWITSLGNSTQVSIKDIELDTDGNVYVVGLFNGTGANFNMGNTTPTAIDAVGADDAFFAKYDANGELAWVHTFGTEVHERFNALTINSQGDILLTGYLGNDTNATGIDLDPGTGTASVTAKSDALVAKYDADGNYLDHFVIGGENTGVQEFLDIAVNHGDSIYVAGYFKDPSGTVADMDPGTETKNLHTNSVNQVGIIGFYKPNFEFIYGRRTSSNSGNQFSKLLVDGQNRAFTVLEWAMTENDYDIAIEFEYAPTYEAALGSRTKLGDQGYSGTASNLRYIGAGKSHTILQLTDISWKKTIVGGASVTSNLVHDWIATDNQLYIVGQLPMGVYVDTYQQDIHSAGGVHGYIMKTDLADGANTTFASIATTTTATDYIHSVDTVAGNLILSGHWNGNGTLDLDPGTGTSNISYSNPASYWTELDTNLGFVQGGFLASSVGNNGMTSPRLFNLGENKYLFAGQHDDEASFTDAYSPDIVNQGASLAQLTFIANQPPVVESTFNDTTIVSDADNYFRLKRLNLEDLFSDPDDAELTYTASSTSTGVYRADAYYEETSYLIEIIFNPGFLGTAEITVTAEDNTGNTADFSFNITTVEPATLSSHAPQNGTESVARNSTIRFGYSQDLDNTTIDENVHITSNLRSSIAGNFSTPGTDSVVFTPDSDFLPKEIITVVIDDGLMSSNSTHVIPYQYSFTTTATQSPINALSFADTELGFNATQTRGLAVGDLDADGDLDIVASTESEAIVVYMLNDGFGNFGDPVEITNVADGYDIKLADLNGDGHLDIVTCSRLNRGLISFMNDGNLTFTSNVISSEIGNYREIEILDYNNDGLLDIMQSKTDNQVYLHIQLSTGSFQKTTMATWGGLAGLAAKDLNNDGKTDIIYASYSGGDGIFIRPYGGSESKILSKYVRKVSALDFNQDGWFDILYTTIDGEIGWLENEGSLTFVDHAFATGFQSTFDLAPGDVDGDGDIDIAYSADKDAKVAVMLNDGTGQLSSTDLYTTTQAHIPYRLEMSDVDGDEDLDIVATFTNATTAIPQVIVLKNNIIQFDPPEILAQLPNIQIDEDEQEFLISNQIDTLFSDPVGDGLTYTVSSTDMNVAGNLSANSFTLSASNHFFGSATLTLSATNAAGTTDQSFDIEVLPIDDAPLLSIEFSDLSGDEDSFTETLDLSSYFTEVDEEEITFSATVSSGEEAVTASLDGNQLTISGVENGNGTAQIEVIAEDPQSNQTTAIINVTVNAINDAPTFDIEDLTIGKDFEGTEIIELTDLSPANETEAITYSIDPSSISFASVTIDASTGHVSVTAIAGEFGSQLFTITADDGQTENNTTTGTFTLEILDNESPIVVGTVQDQTFDEDASNRELIADVSTLFSDPEGAQLSYEVSSSNTDVSLELANNRLTYAAPADYFGTAIITLEASDGNSTTTATFTLAIQAINDAPVVNNPVADLTATEEVAFSFFLPSDQFSDVDNENLNLNVEGVPSWLNFDGLSLTLHGTPSNEDVGVAVITMTATDGEFSTTDEFTITVENVNDAPTFIATMENQSVAEDFETFSLVDLDTLVLDIDGDILNFQLTNNSATNAEINVENVLILSAIPDNNGTGSITLEISDGIETISTQFELTVNAINDQPSFTLSQTDLTLDQDFADVQHISINIDDIPADEIEQNVSYSITPNDGSLVTFNISGTEIEITTVEGAFGTQQFTITADDQQAENNLYSQDFTLTVVETILSTQRTVDLNIYPNPTSDYLMINGSEDFNTYQVLNLEGQIVSSGPIYQSKVQIDVTHLKSGIYMIRLDGEKANSYVSRLIKN
- a CDS encoding LytR/AlgR family response regulator transcription factor codes for the protein MKIFILDDEKNARETVKAYLKKSDQDITVIEEASSIEEAIEKLSTFKPDLAFLDINLPDGLSFDLLARLGLDQIDFKIIFISAYDNYAIKAFKFNAIDYILKPVDPQELKLALDRAIQADQSKVQLQNLSEDFSNEAKSLNRLVLKDQHSIQIVNIADIVRCQSENNYTLFNFVDGNQTLITRTLKEYEEMLKGKLFFRPHKSHLINLRHLKKFDKSDGGTIEMTDGSTVPLSRFKKDIFLQVLDQL